A single region of the Vicia villosa cultivar HV-30 ecotype Madison, WI linkage group LG4, Vvil1.0, whole genome shotgun sequence genome encodes:
- the LOC131599850 gene encoding uncharacterized protein LOC131599850 yields the protein MKHPQELGFVREVKPAFEHMPITRRHITIPPWDQLPRDVLDLISQKLDFDDLFQFSRVCKDWRLVFHESTDKSKFLTSQEPLLLEFFNYPVKVPYSFTSLPTQKVYPLKKMMMNHLLSYSDNSFPIYVTYSSGYFIMIADNSSILLVNPFTRIKKKVICPSTFEFSSSAQHTYRALLAFDKCSEEFVLLFLFRLSNGLHVYQSRNNGWVTYSTEDNEDAVVDFVALNNKIYVVTEEPKIGVLSLDSPNIEYLPMVNSPNLNIVLSFFNLVKCDEQLLLVRLNPSLHPIIMRGDPPPERKVYKIDFSTMTYVELETLGDIALFYVAFRSCKALINPNKWGYESNSVYEVYNCAHKCPRIKNPFCTVYNWDKKSEKSIAPPNPRTAGSVFDWCFRHPEI from the coding sequence ATGAAGCACCCTCAGGAATTAGGATTTGTAAGGGAAGTAAAACCTGCCTTTGAACACATGCCAATAACTCGGAGGCATATCACGATTCCTCCTTGGGATCAGCTTCCTCGGGATGTGCTTGACCTCATATCCCAAAAACTTGATTTTGACGACCTCTTTCAATTTTCTCGTGTCTGCAAAGATTGGAGACTAGTTTTTCATGAATCAACAGATAAATCAAAATTCTTGACATCCCAGGAACCTCTCCTTCTTGAGTTTTTTAATTATCCTGTTAAGGTACCATATTCCTTTACTAGCCTACCCACTCAAAAAGTTTATCCTTTGAAAAAGATGATGATGAACCACCTATTGAGTTATTCCGATAACTCCTTCCCTATCTATGTTACCTATTCTAGTGGGTATTTCATTATGATTGCTGATAATTCTTCGATTCTGCTCGTCAACCCATTCACACGAATAAAGAAGAAAGTAATCTGTCCATCCACCTTTGAGTTTAGTTCCTCCGCTCAACATACATACCGTGCATTACTTGCTTTTGACAAATGCTCTGAggaatttgttttattatttttattcagaCTTTCTAATGGTTTGCATGTCTATCAATCTCGAAATAATGGTTGGGTTACATATTCCACTGAGGATAATGAGGATGCCGTTGTTGACTTTGTGGCTTTGAACAATAAAATATATGTTGTTACTGAGGAGCCCAAGATAGGGGTACTCTCTTTGGATTCACCAAATATTGAATATCTACCGATGGTGAATTCTCCCAACTTAAATATTGTCTTATCATTCTTTAACTTGGTTAAATGTGATGAACAACTTTTACTGGTTCGATTAAATCCAAGTCTCCATCCTATTATTATGCGTGGTGACCCTCCGCCAGAGAGAAAAGTTTACAAGATAGACTTCTCAACCATGACTTATGTAGAACTCGAAACCTTGGGGGACATTGCATTATTTTATGTTGCCTTTAGAAGCTGTAAGGCATTGATCAACCCAAACAAATGGGGATATGAGAGCAACTCCGTGTACGAAGTCTACAATTGTGCCCATAAATGTCCCCGTATCAAAAATCCCTTTTGTACTGTTTATAATTGGGATAAAAAATCAGAGAAATCCATTGCGCCTCCTAATCCTAGAACAGCGGGCAGTGTCTTTGATTGGTGTTTTAGACATCCTGAAATATGA
- the LOC131599851 gene encoding transcriptional adapter ADA2b-like has protein sequence MGRSRGNFHHADEDPSQRSRRKKNASSGDNSESGAAGQGASEGKRALYHCNYCNKDITGKIRIKCAVCPDFDLCIECFSVGAEVTPHKSNHPYRVMDNLSFPLICPDWNADDEILLLEGIEMYGMGNWAEVAEHVGTKNKEACIEHYKNVYLNSPYFPLPDMSHVVGKNKKELLAMAKEQGDDKKGLPMGDLSIKEESTFSTSRVKLEDSHKPGSTSRLASNLNPELDSGHSVSTQASATVNQRASNKGRGKGGPGIVKIEESPDFGGNKPNSSGNGGPSLVEASGYNSKRQEFDPEYDNDAEQLLAEMEFKDTDTEDEREIKLRVLRIYYKRLDERKRRKEFILERNLLYPNPIEKDFTPEEKAICRTYDKFMRFHSKEEHDELLTTVITEHRTLKRIQELKEARAAGCRTTAEADRYLAHKRRKEADETARRARENAHGIPNNHGVPNALMSPDSAGTRPVNEMDPAGFYGADLLSEPEKRLCCELKLPPAVYLKMQQHLSMQMIAGNVTSKSDAHPMFNMEAMKVDRVYDMLIKKGIGSP, from the exons ATGGGTCGTTCTCGTGGGAATTTTCATCATGCTGATGAAGATCCCAGCCAAAG ATCAAGGAGAAAGAAGAATGCTTCCAGTGGAGATAATTCGGAATCCGGTGCTGCGG GTCAAGGAGCAAGTGAAGGAAAAAGGGCTTTGTATCATTGCAATTACTGTAATAAAGATATTACAGGAAAGATTCGTATTAAGTGTGCTGTGTGCCCAGATTTTGATTTATGCATAGAATGCTTTTCTGTTGGAGCTGAAGTGACACCTCACAAAAGCAATCACCCTTATAGGGTTATG GACAATCTGTCTTTCCCTCTTATTTGCCCTGACTGGAATGCAGATGACGAAATCTTGCTTCTAGAG GGAATTGAAATGTATGGTATGGGAAACTGGGCAGAAGTCGCTGAGCATGTTGGAACAAAGAACAAAGAAGCATGCATTGAACACTATAAGAACGTGTACCTAAACTCTCCGTACTTCCCTCTTCCG gACATGTCTCATGTTGTTGGGAAAAACAAAAAAGAACTACTTGCCATGGCGAAAGAGCAGGGTGACGACAAGAAAG GACTTCCGATGGGGGATCTTAGTATTAAGGAAGAATCAACCTTTTCTACATCTAGAGTCAA ACTGGAAGATTCCCATAAACCTGGTTCCACTAGCCGTCTGGCTTCCAATTTGAATCCAG AGTTAGATTCTGGGCACTCAGTCAGCACACAGGCTTCAGCTACTGTTAACCAGAGGGCATCTAACAAAGGCCGAGGAAAGGGTGGTCCTGGAATCGTTAAAATTGAAG AATCTCCAGATTTTGGAGGAAATAAACCAAATTCCTCAGGAAATGGCGGCCCTTCTTTGGTTGAAGCCAGTGGTTATAATTCGAAAAGACAGGAATTCGATCCTGAATATGATAATGATGCTGAACAACTGCTAGCTGAAATGGAGTTTAAGGACACTGACACAGAGGACGAGCGGGAGATCAAACTCCGCGTGTTGCGTATCTATTACAAAAG GCTCGATGAAAGAAAGCGCAGGAAGGAATTCATACTTGAAAGAAATTTGCTATATCCAAATCCAATTGAGAAGGATTTTACACCTGAGGAAAAGGCAATATGTCGGACATATGACAAATTCATGCGCTTTCATTCTAAGGAAGAGCACGATGAATTGCTTACAACTGTTATCACTGAACACAGAACTCTTAAAAGAATTCAAGAGCTTAAG GAAGCCCGGGCTGCTGGTTGCCGCACTACTGCCGAAGCAGATAGATATCTGGCACATAAGAGAAGAAAGGAAGCTGACGAAACTGCTCGTAGGGCAAGAGAAAATGCTCACGGCATCCCAAATAATCACGGGGTTCCAAATGCATTAATGTCTCCAGACTCTGCTGGTACAAGACCTGTCAATGAAATGGATCCAGCAGGATTCTATGGAGCAGATTTACTTTCTGAACCT GAGAAACGTTTGTGCTGCGAACTAAAGTTGCCTCCGGCCGTGTATCTAAAGATGCAACAGCATCTGTCCATGCAAATGATTGCCGGCAACGTCACTTCGAAATCCGATGCTCATCCAATGTTCAATATGGAGGCCATGAAAGTTGACAGGGTGTATGATATGCTCATTAAGAAGGGAATTGGTTCACCCTGA